The following are encoded in a window of Candidatus Ozemobacteraceae bacterium genomic DNA:
- a CDS encoding DUF655 domain-containing protein: MMRLTTLEKTTFGMMGGMIVLGVVLLMFQIARERSANLHTLGAIDRISRLTEREVPEKSQEHDEPEEEDGFGSLPKLNLNTATLAQLDALPGIGKAMAERIIDLRKTKKGFKSLAELKEIKGVSSKKFAQLKRVLTVSAPGAGEPRRLNLNFASLDELEALPGVSPKLARAIYDARNAMGGFKSVKDLEDIPGLTEKKYKLFEALVEIK; encoded by the coding sequence ATGATGCGTCTGACGACCCTCGAAAAAACGACGTTCGGCATGATGGGCGGTATGATCGTCCTCGGCGTCGTCCTGCTCATGTTCCAGATCGCCCGGGAGCGCAGTGCGAACCTTCATACGCTCGGCGCCATCGACCGTATTTCCCGGCTGACGGAGCGCGAGGTCCCCGAAAAATCCCAGGAGCACGACGAGCCGGAGGAAGAAGACGGATTCGGCAGTCTTCCGAAGCTCAATCTGAATACCGCGACGCTCGCCCAGCTCGATGCGCTTCCCGGCATCGGGAAGGCGATGGCCGAGCGCATCATCGACCTGCGCAAAACGAAAAAGGGATTCAAGAGTCTGGCGGAGTTGAAAGAAATCAAGGGCGTTTCCTCGAAAAAATTCGCCCAACTGAAGCGGGTGCTGACCGTCTCCGCCCCCGGCGCCGGAGAACCGCGCCGGCTGAACCTGAACTTTGCGTCGCTCGACGAACTCGAGGCCCTTCCCGGCGTCAGCCCGAAACTCGCCCGGGCCATCTATGACGCGCGGAACGCGATGGGGGGCTTCAAATCCGTCAAAGATCTCGAAGACATCCCCGGGCTAACCGAGAAGAAATACAAGCTCTTCGAAGCCCTCGTCGAAATCAAGTAA